From the genome of Geoglobus ahangari, one region includes:
- a CDS encoding type II toxin-antitoxin system VapC family toxin → MDKLKNVYIDSNIFIYAALYSGDVAEKSKEWLRKASDGEFNAFTSVLTWDEVVYVVRKVSGVEESIKIGKILLKMPFLEFLNVDYAICEDAQKFAEKYKLLPRDAVHAALALRYCDGTIISNDTDFDVVEGLRRLF, encoded by the coding sequence ATGGACAAATTGAAGAACGTCTATATTGACTCCAATATTTTCATTTATGCGGCTCTCTATTCTGGAGATGTTGCCGAAAAATCAAAGGAGTGGCTAAGAAAGGCATCTGATGGTGAGTTCAATGCTTTTACCTCAGTACTGACATGGGATGAAGTTGTGTATGTCGTGAGGAAAGTTTCTGGAGTTGAAGAGAGCATTAAAATCGGTAAAATCCTGCTCAAAATGCCGTTTCTTGAGTTTCTGAATGTTGATTACGCGATTTGTGAAGATGCCCAGAAATTTGCTGAGAAGTACAAGCTTTTGCCGAGAGATGCGGTTCATGCTGCTCTTGCATTGAGATACTGTGATGGAACAATAATTAGCAACGATACGGATTTCGATGTGGTTGAAGGCTTAAGGAGGCTCTTCTGA
- a CDS encoding AbrB/MazE/SpoVT family DNA-binding domain-containing protein, producing MVRTRTVGKKGQVTIPKEIRDRFGLKEGKKVIFEVKGDEIILRPEKAGKDYVEEFTSVIKKKLEAPNAVELKRLYYGQIEERLY from the coding sequence ATGGTAAGAACAAGAACTGTTGGTAAAAAGGGGCAGGTCACAATCCCAAAAGAAATACGAGACAGATTTGGTTTGAAAGAGGGTAAAAAAGTCATCTTTGAGGTTAAAGGTGATGAGATTATCCTGAGGCCGGAAAAGGCTGGTAAAGACTACGTGGAAGAGTTCACCTCAGTCATTAAGAAAAAGCTTGAGGCACCGAATGCTGTCGAATTGAAGAGGTTGTATTATGGACAAATTGAAGAACGTCTATATTGA
- the cofC gene encoding 2-phospho-L-lactate guanylyltransferase has translation MEIVIPFKPVNPKTRLSGILTREEREELAFNLLLDVVDACGEAVVISSAEDRRLEGLRYEVDSRSLDEVVTSRIKKGDLAVVMSDLPLLNERVVERFLSSDGEVVLAPGRKGGTNMLLSRSRSFRTSYHYGSFVKHVQICESLGLKYKIFDSFYASVDIDDESDLLELMIHGKGKRSYEYLEGLGFYVDFSEKDPMLKRS, from the coding sequence ATGGAAATAGTGATCCCGTTCAAACCTGTCAACCCGAAAACAAGGCTCTCCGGCATTCTAACAAGGGAGGAGAGGGAGGAGCTCGCGTTCAACCTCCTTCTGGACGTCGTTGATGCGTGCGGTGAGGCGGTGGTGATATCGAGCGCTGAGGACAGGAGGCTTGAGGGCCTCAGGTACGAGGTGGACAGCAGGAGCCTCGACGAGGTGGTGACTTCGAGGATAAAGAAAGGGGATCTGGCCGTGGTAATGTCCGATCTCCCACTGCTTAATGAGAGGGTGGTGGAGAGGTTCCTGAGCTCCGATGGAGAGGTTGTCCTAGCCCCGGGGAGGAAGGGGGGGACAAACATGCTCCTCTCGAGAAGCAGGAGCTTTCGCACCTCCTACCACTACGGCAGCTTTGTCAAGCACGTTCAGATATGCGAGTCGCTCGGGCTTAAGTATAAGATCTTCGACTCGTTCTACGCGAGCGTGGACATTGACGACGAGAGCGACCTGCTTGAGCTGATGATACACGGGAAGGGGAAGAGGAGCTACGAGTACCTTGAGGGGCTTGGCTTCTACGTGGACTTCTCCGAGAAAGATCCCATGCTGAAGAGGAGTTAG
- a CDS encoding formate--phosphoribosylaminoimidazolecarboxamide ligase gives MRDEILRILSSYDQEEVRIGTIGSHSALNILKGAKEEGFETVCICREKERFVYESFGVADHIIQVDDYRELLDEVIQRRLIELNTVLIPHGSYNAYIGSLYNLKVPVFGNRVLMEWETVREKQREWLERAGLKLPRTYSSPEEIDGLVIVKYPGARGGKGYFIARDRDDFYRKAGELVRRGVISERDVDSAHIQQYVLGVPVYFSFFYSVVNGRIELIAIDRRYESNVDGIGRIPAEEQLEAGIIPTYTVVGNIPLVVRESLLSRILRDGQRVYEYSKRIAEPGMVGPFCLESIIDENGEIYYFEISARIVAGSTVGIPASPYSYVLFGENMYMGRRIAREIRIGIEKDMLGEMIF, from the coding sequence ATGCGCGACGAGATCCTCAGGATACTCTCCTCCTACGACCAGGAAGAGGTCAGGATAGGCACCATAGGCAGCCACTCGGCCCTCAACATTCTGAAGGGGGCGAAGGAGGAAGGGTTCGAGACCGTCTGCATATGCAGGGAGAAGGAGAGGTTCGTTTACGAGAGCTTCGGGGTTGCGGATCACATAATTCAGGTTGACGATTACCGGGAACTGCTGGACGAGGTGATTCAGAGGAGGCTCATAGAGCTCAACACCGTGCTCATCCCCCACGGCAGCTACAACGCGTACATAGGCAGCCTCTACAACCTGAAGGTTCCCGTCTTTGGCAACAGGGTTCTTATGGAGTGGGAAACTGTTAGAGAGAAGCAGAGGGAGTGGCTGGAGAGGGCAGGGCTGAAACTCCCCAGAACGTACTCCTCCCCAGAGGAGATAGACGGGCTCGTCATAGTGAAGTACCCCGGGGCGAGGGGAGGCAAGGGATACTTCATAGCCCGCGACAGGGACGACTTCTACAGGAAAGCAGGAGAGCTCGTCAGGAGAGGAGTAATCTCGGAGAGGGACGTTGACAGCGCCCACATCCAGCAGTACGTTCTCGGTGTGCCGGTCTACTTCTCCTTCTTTTATTCAGTTGTGAACGGCAGGATAGAGCTCATAGCCATAGACAGGCGCTACGAGTCGAACGTGGACGGGATAGGCAGGATTCCGGCCGAGGAGCAGCTGGAGGCTGGAATCATCCCCACATACACGGTTGTGGGCAACATACCGCTTGTAGTCAGGGAGAGCCTGCTCTCCAGAATACTCAGGGACGGGCAGAGGGTCTACGAGTACTCGAAGAGGATAGCGGAGCCGGGAATGGTTGGCCCGTTCTGTCTGGAGAGCATAATAGACGAGAACGGAGAAATCTACTACTTCGAGATCTCAGCGAGGATTGTGGCCGGCTCGACTGTGGGCATACCGGCCTCGCCATACTCCTACGTGCTCTTTGGAGAGAACATGTACATGGGCAGGAGGATAGCGAGGGAGATAAGAATAGGGATTGAAAAGGACATGCTGGGTGAGATGATCTTCTAA
- a CDS encoding nucleotide pyrophosphohydrolase: protein MELNEITRILIDFRDRRDWKKYHTPKNLVISVAVEIGELLEIFQWKSDEEIARLLESEEYRERIGEEISDVMIYLLTLAHECGIDLEKAVLSKIEKNERKYPVK from the coding sequence ATGGAATTGAACGAAATAACCAGAATTCTGATTGATTTCAGGGATAGAAGAGACTGGAAAAAATACCACACCCCGAAGAACCTCGTGATTTCCGTGGCAGTTGAGATTGGCGAGCTGCTTGAAATTTTCCAGTGGAAGAGCGATGAGGAGATTGCGAGACTTCTGGAAAGTGAGGAGTACAGGGAGAGGATTGGAGAGGAGATCAGCGACGTGATGATCTACCTGCTCACCCTCGCCCACGAGTGCGGGATAGACTTGGAGAAGGCGGTTCTCTCGAAGATCGAGAAGAACGAGAGGAAGTACCCGGTTAAATGA